GCATCCgcaaccctcaggttctttctgcTGAAAATGTGCAAACTATAATAGACTGCTGCTGTTCCCTCACGGCGTCACAGCTGCCCTGAGAGGCGACGAGATACTCCGCTCTCACTCGTGCCTAATAAGGGTCTGGTAATGATGCCAGCATGTACCAATCCCTTCCCCGAGCCTTGCACACCCAGTCCCTAGTAGTAGACAAATAACACTACAGAAATAAAGGTCGCCAGCAGTGCATAACTTCCCCCACTgctagggaatctccttagcaactccttctcctcctacaccaaaccaagtagaatttatagatAGTATATAAGTTATGTGTTAAGAGCGAAGCCTTAATACTCCGTAGAGAAAACCGCCCACAaagacaattccacccacttctctccgggagtattaatgcctctccacacgtctTGTTCTCAGACTGTAGTGCCTGCAGACTGGGACAAGACGCACAGTGTATATTACTATATTACTTAATGCAACAGATGCTTGTCAGCACCTGTCAAGACTGACTCCCCGCGCCTACGGCTTACTACGAGACACGATGCGTATACCACATCCGGTGGTATGCACAAGCCCAGCTACCAACCCGGGTGACAACCAGCCACTCAGGGAGTCAAGATACACGTAGCTAACAGGTCGTACGCACGATGACTGCACACCGACTGGGGGACAGCATGAAGCTTCCCACCAGACAAACAGTGTGTGTGGCTAAAGCCACTATACTCAATATACTACAGAAACTACGCAAAACGATGGTGgtggcacacagccacccaccaaaccacactggtgaccacgacCACCTAAAAAAACGACAATCGGGATGAGACAGTAacgtctctccgcgtcgccactcaACAAGAGGTGACAAACGCAAAAACTCGGGAAATGCAGCAAAACCAGCTACACTTTCCCCTGGAACATCAAACCCGTTGCTCCACACCGTCACGGCCTAaccagcagcaaaccagctACTCAAAGAGAGGAAGGCACAACTTCCAGACCGAGACTGTTGAGCACCCAGAACAGCCTAGTAACACGCGTCTCAACATCATTACCAGGCAAATTCTGTACTAAACTATTCTGTTGTGTTCCATCAAAGCTTTCGTCGTGTAGTGCCACCTTGCGGTGGGTTCCGGGAACATTGCGtcgaaatatttctttttcttttttcataaaacaccttaaaaacatatcgataagacgttttaacaaatagagtgtatatacttgttttgactacatttctgagttttagtacataaaatgctggaaaacaccaaaatacctATTCTCTTAGCTATTTCAGGtacctaaacaaatagtgtgtaatcatgtgttttgcctgcatttctctgttttggtgaaaaaaaaccctgaaaagTACTAAAATgaaacgtttttgttactttccttttttttctctatatatattggtttgttttcatgttttatcgttttgaaacataATGTAAACtcacttgaatatacaaaattttcaatcgagataaatgtttttttttttttcagataccttgaaaacacaaagaagacattttaacaaatatagtgaatATAGTTGTTTTGACTGCTTTTCCGAGTTTAGATTCCTAAAACGCTGTAAACcacgaaaatatatatattttttttacatatttctgttCTTTCAATAAATAGTGTGCATATGTAGCTACatattttccctgcatttctgtgtttgttgcataaaaagcagaaaatcactaaaataacactttttttttcttacctttatttcgtctctttttttttttacttattttcatcaatttccttGTTTTACAGTGAACCATGTAAAATGACTTCTatatgcaaaattttcaatcgagatatttttttcttcttttcataaatCGCCTTAAAAAACATATaagtaagacgttttaacaaatataggtatatacttgttttgactGCATTTCTGGCTATTGGtatataaaatgctggaaaaacatcaaaataacccattttttacatatttcagttacttaaacaaatagaatgttatcatgcgttttgcctgcatccGTTAACTTCACAGCTGTGATCTGGCGGGGaagtttcgttgttgttgttgttattgttattgttgatgttgttgagtTTCTATTTCACACTCTTCAATCGGCATGCAGGATGGACAACTTGACGTATTATAACACTGGCCACACACTTCGCATAAATGGGTCATTGTGTCCACTCCACACTCTAACACTTACTTTTCCATTCACTATGACATGTCGGCAATCACTACTCGTAAGACTtaccctccaccctctgactccATCCCCTTCATACATTATTGGATTGACGCCCTTACTATTAACGTCCCCTGGAAGTGAAATAACATCTAAAATATAAAATTTTTGACTGCCAAACTGTGTGGGCGAAATAATGTCGGAATAGATGTACATTTAGTCGTGGGCTGCATCGGCCCTTGGCACATGGTGCGCGTACAATCTCACGGGCTCCACCTGGGATTTATCTCCCCATTGAAAAtgtcagcttcctcctcctccccaagtcTTTGAAAATACACTGTGTAGTGAAAATTTGAATCGAAACCCAAAACGCGGGCAATATGTACACCAAATTTAACACTAATTTCACTGTATATGCTACTGGCAGATGGTGAAACAATGGAATTATTCACTACCACTGACCGCGAAGGCTAAATTTTACCACTTGACACCCCTAGACTTGTGCTATGCCGTGAAGGCAGCTATCCCAACGTAACGGGAagtccatgaaaaaaaaaaaaaaaaaaaaaaaagaggagaaagtgttcCAAGGTCGCTAGGGCTACCcacaagatgaaagaaaaaaaaatgtctgcgAATGGTAAATTCTACAACCACTTGACATCCCAGACTCGTCACCTCCATAGGTGCCTGTGTCATTCCTCTCTGTCGGCAGTACCTTTACCTTGGGGCTCCAATTCACATTCCTCGTGCTCCCCCTGGTGCAGGATCTCGTCACTCGCCTGCAGAAGTGTCTTACACCTCTTCAGTGGCTGACGCATAATGCTACTGGCATCTCTATTCCGGTTGCTAGGACCATCTATGTGTCTTTCATTCGTTCTGTGGTGGATTATCTCTCCCCAGCTCTTATACAACTTCCCAAGTCTTGCTTACAACCTCTGGAGGTGTTTCAAAATAAGGCCATGCGTACCATTCTTGGTTGTCCATTATCCACTAGAGTTGCCGACATGCAGACTGAActttgtctccctcctctctacgatatatatatatatatatatatatatatatatatatatatatatatatatatatatatatatatatatatatatatatatatatatatatatatatatatatatatatatatatatatatatatatatatatatatatatatatatatatatatatatatatatatatatatatatatatatatatatatatatatatatatatatatatatatatatatatatatatatatatatatatatatatatatatatatatatatatatatatatatatatatatatatatatatatatatatatatctttcggtcttgatcagaccatcttcaggagagaagtgagtgcaacttGTGAGGATGCGGGCTTATATGGGCGGCGGAAGCAGGTAGTCGCGTCAAGTAGCCAGTCAGAGCGCGGATCGAGTTTCGTCTGAAGCGGCCAATGAGCAGCCGGCTACAGCTCCGTGTGGCTGTCGCTGGGATGGTAACGAAGATTCTGGCTGCTGTTGTATGTTGATGGTAGGTTTTCTGAGTAGATATGTACTGCTTCCGTCATCTTGAGTCTTCTTATgtcgttttctttaatatatatatatatatatatatatatatatatatatatatatatatatatatatatatatatatatatatatatatatatatatatatatatatatatcctccttATCCTCAGCACCATCAACGTCTAGCTCACCCACGAAATCCACCCAACCGAGCCTGACCAAACCGCGGGACGTTCCCATGCTAGATTTAGATCAGTTACAAGGCTTAGATGCAGAAGCACGACTCCAAATTTTTGTTGAGTTAGTAGAGCAGTGTAGTAACCAAGATGATGATCGAGTCAGGACCGCGAAAAGTAAAGTGAGTTCAGATCTagccatcctcatccataacaATCAAGCTAACAAAAAGATTAGTTCGTGGCCAACACTCAAAACCTTCCTGAGGGAAGAATTCAATGTTGAATTTAATGTAGATCGTGCATGGCAAGAGCTTGAGTCTATGAAGTATGATTGGGTGGAATCCCCTCAGGCATTCACTCAGCGATTCAAATGTTAACACGCAGTGGTATAAACAAgattccccaaaaaaaaatttccaagcCGTGACCGTACAATTAAGAGGAAACTGTGGCATGGACTACCGAAAGAATCACGAGAAAAACTGGAAGGATTCCTGGATGAGGGATATCCCCTAAATAAGTTCCTCGAGCGCTTAGAACATGAAAGACAAATATTGGAAGCCCAAAGCTATGATCAGGTGAATTTGATACCCCGAGAAAATAAGAAGTCAAGTCAGGAAGGAGCCGAAGCTCCCGTTAAGAGTAAATCATCTGAATTAGAGGAGCTAAGAGAAAACATCCAACAGTTAAAAGCACAGGTAGCCCAGGGAAGGCATGATTCACCTAGACATCACGAACCTGAAAAACATAACTATTGTGAGTACTGTAGATCAAACACTCACCAGCTAAGGGAGTGTTGGAGAAAACCTCCTCAAGGTCATTGTTTTGATTGTAGAAGACCAGGTTGCtacagaggagagaagaattgcCCAGCTAGGGACAGGCGATTTGCACCTCAACAACGATCACAAAAAATATGACTAGCAGGAGACTCGTCCTCTCCCGTCATCAATGTGCAAATTGGCGGCAAAGTAATGAAAGCTCTGATAGACACGGGAAGCAGTTACACTCTCCTGACTGAAAAGGCCACAAAGCGAATCGGAGGTGAAGTCAACACTCGCAGGAACCCTCCAAGATTACAGGGAGTTACAGGTGCGCCCTTACGAATTCTAGGCATGGTGAAGACTGAGATTAATGTCGGAAATGAAAAAGTTTGTAGACAATGGTTTCCAGTAGTACCAGACACATATGTCTCAGTAGATATATTGTTAGGATGTGATGTATTAAAtcaagcaaaattttgttggGACGCCACGAAGAATGTCATGTCCTGGGAAGGTGCTTCTTACGTAGTTAGGCACATCTCACGTAACAAGAAGAAAGTGTGCCGTGTGCGACAGGATCCCGTCACGCTGGGAGACGCTCCCCAAGATTATACCCAAATTAGTGTAAAGAAACCCTTGTCTGTTAACCCCTACCAGTCTAGATTTGTCTCTATCTCAGTGAAAgaagcaccaaacaccaccccCCTGATTGTGTACCCTCAACCAAGGTTCCTTAAGAACACTCAACCCTGTCTAGTTAaagtaaatgatgaaaataacatcTTCCTGCCTCTCATGAATCacaccaaaagagaaaagatctaTAGGCAAGGTACTATCTTAGGATCCTATGGGAAAGTAGAAAAACCCGTACCTGTGAAAGTTAATGCCACCCATCAAATCCATAATGAGTTGTTGCCAAAGTCTGATGAGATTAAAGGAGAAGGAACTCGTGAACAAAGACTATTGAAGAAAATTGATGAGCAAAATTGGTCACACTTATCCAGCTCTGAACAGTTAAGATTGAAAGAAGTTATTCTCCAACACGACCCACTTTTCATTCTCAGTGACAAAGAATCAGGTTTAATCAAAGGTCCTCCAGCACACATTAAAATCACTGATCTTCAACCTAGCCGTGCACCGATGTACAGATATCCAGAACAGGCGAAGGCTCAAATTGCTGAAATGCTTTAGgacatggaagagagggaaattaTAGAACCATCAACGGCAGCCTGGTTGTCCCCTATAGTTTTAGTTAATAAACCAGATGGGAGTAAACGCATGTGTCTCGACTACCGTCATGTAAACAAACATCTAGCCACTGACATCTACCCACTCCCTCGCTTGGAAGAGCTAGTAGAACAGGCCGCAGGTCACAAATACTATGTCACTCTCGATATGTGGGAAGCATATTTCCAAATTCTCTTAGATGAAGAAAGTCGTGATCTCACCACCTTCAGTGATGGAGTCACCTTGTACAGATTCCGTCGATTACCATTTGGACTCAACTGTTCGCCAGCTATTTTTTTCTCGGCAAATAGCTTCGGTTTTGGCTCCTCTTTTGAAAAAGGGCTGGGTGAAAAATTATCTGGATGATCTGATTCTCTGGGCCACTAACTTTAATGAATTGCTGAGCCGCCTCAAAGAACTTTCCGGCCTCTAAACTGACCAAGGCATAAAGTTAAACCTTAGTAAATGCAGTtttggattaaaaaaaagtaactttTTTCGGCCACTTAATCTCAGAGGTAGACAGTAAACCTTTACCAAAGAATGTAGAAGCCGTAATGAAAATGAACGCCCCAACCACTGTGAAACAAGTGCGTAGATTCTTGGGTATGGTAGGTTTTTACCATAAACACATCCCCTCATTTGCAAAAATTGCAGCCCCTCTTACAAACCTTACCAAAATCAAAATAGGTTTCTCCTGGACACCGACATGTCAAGAAGCTTTCAAATGTCTAAAAAGTCACCTAGTTAAAGCCCCTATCTTGGTTAAGGCACAAACAGATCAGCCATTCTTCCTAGCGACCGACGCAAGCGACACTCATGTCGGCGGGGTCTTGAGCCAGATACAACCCGACGGTAACAACTGCCCCGTAGGTTATTTTTAAAAGAAGTTAAATCCTTGTGAGACCCGTTACTCAGTCACTGACAAAGAAGCCCTAGCTATTGTTCTTGCTTGCCGAAATTTTTCATCACTACCTTTGGGGGACCAGAGTCACGGTCATTACTGATCATCAACCTCTAACCAGCGTAttcaaaagaaagacaaaatcgCCGAGAATGAACCGGTGGATTCTGGAAATGAGAGAGTACAACTATGACATTCAGTACATAAGGGGAAAGGATAATTTCATGGCTGACCATCTCTCTCGACCCGTAAGAGTAGTAACACGAACACCCGTGGCCACCTGGCTCGGTTATGatcaaaaggaatacaaagtaaAACAGAGGGAGGATCCAGTATGGCAAGAATTGGCAGAATATTTAGAGGGTGGCCGAATTCCAACTAAACGCTTACCAAAAGCCACTCTAGATCAGTTTGCAATAGTGGAGGAGATTCTCTATTTCATGAAATTAAAGTCAGATGGCAGTCTCCACTATACTCTCATTGTTCCTCGACAGTTAATCTGAGATGCTATTCGTCATGCTCATGAGCTGTCTGGTCACTTAGGACAGAAAAAGACTATTCCAAAGGCTGAGGAACTGTTCTACTGAGCAAATCTCAAAGTTGATGTCTGTAACTATGTAAAACAATGTATTACCTGCCAAAGATTCAAGGGTACTCAAGGTCTTTCACAGTAGTACAAAGAGCTTCCCCCTGTACATAAACCTTTGGAGAGGATAGGTATAGACCTCACAGATATGGTATCCGGATCTCAGGGATACCGATATATTCTTACAGTCATTGATCACTACAGTAGATTCGATAGATTTTTCCCCCTAAGAACAAAACACACTACACATGTTGTTGACGCTCTGAGACAGTACCTGGCCGACTACGGAGCCCCGACTGGCATCGTGTTGGACAATGGAGGAGAGTTCACGAGCCAAAAGTTCCAGAAGTTCTGCCAGCAGTACCAGATCACACTCTACTATACTACTCCCTATCATCCGCAAGGCAACGGAGTGACAGAGAGGATGCACAGGACGCTGAAGTCGGTTCTCTCAGCTTTGTGTCAGGGGCACCCGCTTCGCTGGCCCACACTTCTCCAACCCTGTCATAGCATCATGAACCAGGCGGTTCACACCTCTACTGGACAACAACCGTTCTTTGGTTTTTTCTCAAGGTATCCGGCCTGGTTGGATCAGCACTACCTGCGATTgatggagaagaggatgaaatggCGGCTGCTCATGCCCTCATACGTGAGACCCACCAGAAAATTACCCGTAAGTACCGAGACAATGCAAACAAAAAAGCGGAAAAATCAAAGTGTGGAGATCGGTACCTTGGTGTGGGTTAAGAAAGAAACCACCTTATCAGGTACGTGCCGCAAACTGAACTTGAAGTGGGACGGCCCATACCGGGTATGTGACATCAAATCAGAACATAGTATCTATGTAGTGGAAAATGTATTCACGGGTAAGCGAACACAGAGGGCAGCGGGCCAAGTGAAACCGTATTACGGGAGTGAAGGGTGGTTGCTGGAACCGTTAGAGACAGAGTTCGATCCTGATCTGCCGGCCTCCATGCCGACTCATCGAAGAGTGTTGACAGACTTGGTTACTCGTCACCTCCGTAAGAAAGAATGATGGTGATTAGGTGTCCCTATATTGATATGTAATATGGTGTGCAAGTGTTGAGTCTTTCTGGTGTGCGAGCCGGGGCTGGCTGAGTGCTGGGAGTAACGATGCTTCAGTCAGTGTCTCTGGTCATATTTCTCTCGAGTGCGGTGAGTAAGACTCTAAGTTCTTTCGATGTCTGGAATTCAGAGGCTCTTTAACTCGAAGGAAGGGTGAATAACGCCTTCCTCACCTCTACAATCGGTACGCTTCTTGGTGTGGCAGTTATTCCAGGACATGGTTAGCGCTCACTATCTGCCCAGGGGATAACATTGGGATGCGAAAGGTAGTGTGGAAGAGAGTGTgaatgtgagagtgagaggtagcAAGTACGGGAAGTGTTTCCTTGGAGTGATCTAACCAGCGAGAATACAGGTTTAGCCCAGTCGTGGCGACCACGTCAACACTCGAGGACTGAGACCGGTTGGGGAGTCCTCACCAGCATCTCTTCGTCTTCAGGAAATCAGGAAAACTGCGACCTCCCGAGGTACGCGGGCCAACTGGTGGACCGACAGGTGCCATCTCAAGAGTC
The sequence above is drawn from the Portunus trituberculatus isolate SZX2019 chromosome 41, ASM1759143v1, whole genome shotgun sequence genome and encodes:
- the LOC123517195 gene encoding uncharacterized protein LOC123517195, with amino-acid sequence MTAHRLGDSMKLPTRQTMVKQWNYSLPLTAKAKFYHLTPLDLCYAVKAAIPTTFTLGLQFTFLVLPLVQDLVTRLQKCLTPLQWLTHNATGISIPVARTIYVSFIRSVVDYLSPALIQLPKSCLQPLEVFQNKAMRDSSSPVINVQIGGKVMKALIDTGSSYTLLTEKATKRIGGEVNTRRNPPRLQGVTVKEAPNTTPLIVYPQPRFLKNTQPCLVKVNDENNIFLPLMNHTKREKIYRQVLVNKPDGSKRMCLDYRHVNKHLATDIYPLPRLEELVEQAAGHKYYVTLDMWEAYFQILLDEESRDLTTFSDGVTLYRFRRLPFGLNCSPAIFFSANSFGFGSSFEKGLGEKLSG